In the Salvelinus fontinalis isolate EN_2023a chromosome 34, ASM2944872v1, whole genome shotgun sequence genome, one interval contains:
- the LOC129833288 gene encoding fas-binding factor 1 homolog isoform X14 encodes MLQQRNLQAKQKKGQKSSIDDMLGDLLGDDDFPVKAKVPAREAGRLGPPLPSRSGKRSLLGDDDFFSKLAEEAEKDEGSDVSEADPTALLESMKDIDDMDADLFRSKKKPSSAPAQSKGSGIGGPTKNPPKSGNKLKGGEISDELHIEEKKPSSAPASTARGYQRFSFTDDDDVLAPTTDTKDFDDPLADLLDDLPIENKNEPKITKKAPTEKSVLPPDSPIIKKKETASPAPVAKKRDELMFDDDEDDLMDALGFGESPKESPKKNETVLIPKNESSEPPQRARTRLDEILGRGTSPRLLERPPTGERKDPPQQQQEKQKHHQETPTTKDPFLEEDLTFGSYQPTLVTTPEGRHSRRQSVRFSTEDNSASSPEKKPKPITPTTLTPTFPRPAADWLGLSQDDDEQEEEPPPVPEPLKTPSSSVGSKPSSSGNRIPQPSTETPNTSFKSPKPVGPSVEVSGSQKDEEDWLSGALSRKKTQSSTQSEEKRTTQEDFLGFGDEVDLESFLSKRGSSPASRRKDASTPNKEPGDSPLPREPSHRQPSPTAHSTPVREDQFRPVPQQSQMQNTAPVVQPQVSLSANSLQQLLLQQQQLESQLLGLGGAADVAGLQRQKRETEKQNGHLALQARIIKLEGQVRSLQQELDQNQMLLESVQQRHKQDTELMENTHRARVKLLDDSAAQREARARQECEDLAERLATVTRIAEQERMELQAKHQRRLAQTQQDRDREVERLRDLQRKSILEMKKDHEDQVQRLKRLKDEEIDAVTSATSQTRSLTVVIEQMEHFSHRLGDLSSRVESTHENTAQGLEQGARQRDEQLRVMQDRLGQQQRAMAEERTRLKEVIAKMDTQLAEQQRQLEKVRSHSEERWRVNAEQAKADSSQRGLDEERRSLTQHISMEREELERAKSALLEEQQQVMQRCAEERRKLAAEWTQFHTQEKQRQDRAEREASRALERDAHREGSIISMAQEQVDLKLRAGELKQHEAAVAREREALERQREELDKEKERLSGTGLQLKTRAQEVEAFSKLASEKYIEGEKALQESRHVETEHQTRLRSIHSQMERLRQQEQHLHQVNKWGVYQPISHHTSGMVPERRKMTEQLREMERLKHSLPITPFPQSMDPIFTEFRPVLAVPQMASTKAVRQPSPQFSSPDSTELQARLALLRHTAEKDRDFLQDEQFFLDALKKAPYNSAFHTD; translated from the exons ATGCTACAACAGAGGAACCTGCAG GCTAAACAGAAGAAAGGACAGAAGA GTTCAATTGATGACATGTTAGGAGACCTGTTGGGAGATGATG ATTTCCCAGTGAAGGCCAAAGTTCCGGCCCGTGAAGCAGGCAGACTAGGACCTCCTCTACCATCACGCAGTGGAAAACG CTCACTATTGGGCGACGACGACTTCTTCAGCAAACTGGCTGAAGAAGCGGAAAAAGATGAG GGCTCTGATGTTTCTGAGGCTGATCCCACAGCCTTACTGGAGAGCATGAAG GACATAGATGATATGGACGCTGATCTCTTTAGATCAAAGAAAAAGCCCAGTTCAGCCCCAGCTCAGAGTAAAGGCTCCGGCATTGGAGGACCTACGAAAAATCCTCCTAAATCAGGAAACAAGTTAAAAGGAGGAGAAATCTCAGATGAGCTACACATTGAGGAGAAGAAGCCAAGTTCTGCTCCTGCATCGACAGCACGTGGCTACCAGAGGTTCAGTTTCACTG ATGATGATGACGTTCTTGCCCCAACAACTGACACAAAAG ACTTTGATGACCCTTTGGCTGACCTGTTAGATGATCTACCCATAGAAAACAAAAATGAGCCAAAAATCACCAAAAAAGCTCCTACAGAGAAATCAGTGCTGCCCCCAGACTCCCCTATCATAAAGAAAAAAGAAACAG CCTCACCAGCTCCAGTTGCAAAAAAGCGGGACGAGCTTAtgtttgatgatgatgaggatgacctAATGGATGcattggggtttggggagagtcCCAAAGAGAGCCCTAAGAAGAATGAGACCGTGCTCATACCAAAGAATGAGAG CAGTGAGCCCCCTCAAAGAGCACGCACCAGGCTAGATGAGATTCTGGGGCGTGGGACGTCCCCTCGCCTTCTGGAGCGCCCTccaacaggggagaggaaggaccCTCCGCAGCAGCAGCAGGAAAAGCAGAAGCATCATCAGGAGACCCCCACTACTAAAG ACCCCTTCCTAGAAGAAGACCTGACGTTTGGTTCCTATCAACCTACACTGGTCACTACACCTGAGGGACGACACTCACGCAGACAGTCGGTCAG ATTCTCCACTGAGGACAACAGTGCCTCTTCTCCTGAGAAGAAACCCAAACCCATCACCCCCACCACGCTCACCCCTACCTTTCCCCGGCCTGCTGCAGACTGGCTGGGGCTCTCACAGGATGATGATGAGCAGGAGGAAGAGCCCCCGCCTGTACCAGAACCCTTGAAGACCCCCTCTTCATCAGTGGGAAGCAAACCCTCCTCGTCTGGCAACCGCATTCCACAGCCATCGACAGAGACTCCAAACACCTCCTTCAAATCCCCCAAACCAGTAGGACCCAGTGTAGAGGTCTCTGGAAGCCAAAAGGACGAAGAGGATTGGCTATCAGGGGCATTGAGCAGGAAGAAGACTCAATCATCCACACAGTCAGAGGAAAAGAGGACAACCCAGGAAGACTTTCTGGGGTTTGGAGACGAGGTAGATCTGGAGTCGTTTCTCAG CAAACGTGGTTCTTCACCAGCTTCCAGGAGGAAAGATGCATCCACCCCCAACAAGGAACCAGG AGATTCTCCTCTGCCCAGGGAGCCCTCCCATAGACAGCCCAGCCCTACTGCTCACTCTACCCCAGTGAGAGAGGACCAGTTCAGGCCTG TGCCACAGCAAAGCCAGATGCAGAACACTGCACCTGTTGTCCAACCACAG GTGTCTCTTTCAGCCAACAGTTTGCAACAACTCTTACTACAACAGCAGCAG TTGGAGTCCCAGCTGCTGGGGTTAGGGGGAGCTGCGGATGTAGCTGGGctgcagagacagaagagagagactgagaagcAGAATGGACATCTAGCTTTACAGGCCCGCATCATCAAACTGGAGGGACAG GTGAGATCTCTACAGCAGGAGCTAGACCAGAACCAGATGTTGCTGGAGAGTGTTCAGCAGAGACACAAGCAGGACACTGAGCtcatggagaacacacacag GGCTCGTGTGAAGCTGCTTGACGATTCCGCGGCACAGCGAGAAGCACGGGCACGACAGGAATGCGAGGACCTAGCAGAGCGCCTAGCCACCGTCACACGTATAGCTGAACAGGAGCGTATGGAGCTGCAGGCAAAGCACCAGCGCAGACTGGCCCAAACCCAGCAGGACAGAGACCGAGAGGTGGAGCGACTCAGAGACCTACAGAG GAAGTCTATTTTAGAGATGAAGAAAGACCATGAGGATCAGGTCCAGAGGCTGAAGAGATTGAAGGATGAGGAGATTGATGCTGTGACCAGTGCCACATCACAAACCAG GTCCCTGACAGTGGTGATTGAGCAGATGGAGCATTTCTCCCACAGGCTGGGGGACCTTTCGTCTCGGGTGGAGAGCACCCATGAGAACACAGCCCAGGGGCTGGAGCAGGGGGCACGGCAGAGAGACGAACAGCTCCGAG TGATGCAGgaccgtctgggccagcagcagaGGGCCATGGCAGAGGAGAGAACAAGGCTCAAAGAAGTCATCGCCAAGATGGACACCCAGCTGGCTGAGCAGCAGAGGCAACTAGAGAAGGTCAGGAGTCACTCAGAG GAGCGCTGGAGAGTGAATGCAGAGCAGGCTAAGGCCGACTCATCTCAGAGAGGCCTGGACGAGGAGAGACGCTCTCTAACTCAGCACAttagcatggagagagaggagctggagaGGGCAAAA AGTGCCCTGTTGGAGGAGCAGCAGCAGGTAATGCAGCGctgtgcagaggagaggaggaagctgGCGGCTGAGTGGACCCAGTTCCACACCCAGGAGAAGCAGAGGCAGGACCGGGCAGAGCGGGAGGCCAGCCGGGCACTGGAGAGGGACGCCCACAGAGAGGGCTCCATCATCAGCATGGCACAG GAACAGGTGGACCTGAAGCTGCGTGCTGGGGAGCTAAAGCAGCATGAGGCAGCTGTAGCACGGGAGAGGGAGgctctggagagacagagggaggaactgGACAAGGAAAAGGAGAGGCTGAGTGGTACAGGCCTGCAGCTGAAGACACGTGCCCAGGAGGTAGAGGCCTTCAGCAAG CTGGCATCAGAAAAATATATTGAGGGGGAGAAGGCCCTACAGGAGTCCAGACATGTAGAGACTGAGCACCAGACCAGGCTGAGGAGCATCCACTCCCAGATGGAGAGactgagacagcaggagcagcACCTCCATCAGGTCAATAAGTGGGGGGTATACCAGCCAATCTCCCACCACACATCTGGAATGGTTCCA GAGAGAAGGAAGATGACTGAGCAGCTTAGAGAAATGGAGAGACTCAAGCACAGCCTTCCAATCACTCCTTTCCCTCAATCTATGGACCCTATATTCACAG AATTCAGACCAGTGTTGGCAGTACCTCAGATGGCCTCCACTAAGGCTGTTCGCCAGCCCTCGCCCCAGTTTTCTAGTCCGGATTCTACAGAGCTCCAGGCCAGATTGGCCTTGCTCAGGCACACAGCAGAGAAG GATCGTGACTTTCTGCAGGACGAGCAGTTCTTCCTGGACGCACTCAAGAAAGCACCTTACAATTCAGCCTTTCACACAGATTAA
- the LOC129833288 gene encoding fas-binding factor 1 homolog isoform X2, which translates to MLQQRNLQAKQKKGQKSSIDDMLGDLLGDDDFPVKAKVPAREAGRLGPPLPSRSGKRSLLGDDDFFSKLAEEAEKDEGSDVSEADPTALLESMKDIDDMDADLFRSKKKPSSAPAQSKGSGIGGPTKNPPKSGNKLKGGEISDELHIEEKKPSSAPASTARGYQRFSFTDDDDVLAPTTDTKDFDDPLADLLDDLPIENKNEPKITKKAPTEKSVLPPDSPIIKKKETASPAPVAKKRDELMFDDDEDDLMDALGFGESPKESPKKNETVLIPKNESSEPPQRARTRLDEILGRGTSPRLLERPPTGERKDPPQQQQEKQKHHQETPTTKDPFLEEDLTFGSYQPTLVTTPEGRHSRRQSVRFSTEDNSASSPEKKPKPITPTTLTPTFPRPAADWLGLSQDDDEQEEEPPPVPEPLKTPSSSVGSKPSSSGNRIPQPSTETPNTSFKSPKPVGPSVEVSGSQKDEEDWLSGALSRKKTQSSTQSEEKRTTQEDFLGFGDEVDLESFLSKRGSSPASRRKDASTPNKEPGDSPLPREPSHRQPSPTAHSTPVREDQFRPAVSARVGFYPDQTPDPSPLPTSATISFPLPQQYHPPALQDHTEPGWPSQAELSCNYPAQPWQSMSGPMPHAMMPGSMRLPQQSQMQNTAPVVQPQVSLSANSLQQLLLQQQQLESQLLGLGGAADVAGLQRQKRETEKQNGHLALQARIIKLEGQVRSLQQELDQNQMLLESVQQRHKQDTELMENTHRARVKLLDDSAAQREARARQECEDLAERLATVTRIAEQERMELQAKHQRRLAQTQQDRDREVERLRDLQRKSILEMKKDHEDQVQRLKRLKDEEIDAVTSATSQTRSLTVVIEQMEHFSHRLGDLSSRVESTHENTAQGLEQGARQRDEQLRVMQDRLGQQQRAMAEERTRLKEVIAKMDTQLAEQQRQLEKVRSHSEERWRVNAEQAKADSSQRGLDEERRSLTQHISMEREELERAKSALLEEQQQVMQRCAEERRKLAAEWTQFHTQEKQRQDRAEREASRALERDAHREGSIISMAQEQVDLKLRAGELKQHEAAVAREREALERQREELDKEKERLSGTGLQLKTRAQEVEAFSKLASEKYIEGEKALQESRHVETEHQTRLRSIHSQMERLRQQEQHLHQVNKWGVYQPISHHTSGMVPERRKMTEQLREMERLKHSLPITPFPQSMDPIFTEFRPVLAVPQMASTKAVRQPSPQFSSPDSTELQARLALLRHTAEKDRDFLQDEQFFLDALKKAPYNSAFHTD; encoded by the exons ATGCTACAACAGAGGAACCTGCAG GCTAAACAGAAGAAAGGACAGAAGA GTTCAATTGATGACATGTTAGGAGACCTGTTGGGAGATGATG ATTTCCCAGTGAAGGCCAAAGTTCCGGCCCGTGAAGCAGGCAGACTAGGACCTCCTCTACCATCACGCAGTGGAAAACG CTCACTATTGGGCGACGACGACTTCTTCAGCAAACTGGCTGAAGAAGCGGAAAAAGATGAG GGCTCTGATGTTTCTGAGGCTGATCCCACAGCCTTACTGGAGAGCATGAAG GACATAGATGATATGGACGCTGATCTCTTTAGATCAAAGAAAAAGCCCAGTTCAGCCCCAGCTCAGAGTAAAGGCTCCGGCATTGGAGGACCTACGAAAAATCCTCCTAAATCAGGAAACAAGTTAAAAGGAGGAGAAATCTCAGATGAGCTACACATTGAGGAGAAGAAGCCAAGTTCTGCTCCTGCATCGACAGCACGTGGCTACCAGAGGTTCAGTTTCACTG ATGATGATGACGTTCTTGCCCCAACAACTGACACAAAAG ACTTTGATGACCCTTTGGCTGACCTGTTAGATGATCTACCCATAGAAAACAAAAATGAGCCAAAAATCACCAAAAAAGCTCCTACAGAGAAATCAGTGCTGCCCCCAGACTCCCCTATCATAAAGAAAAAAGAAACAG CCTCACCAGCTCCAGTTGCAAAAAAGCGGGACGAGCTTAtgtttgatgatgatgaggatgacctAATGGATGcattggggtttggggagagtcCCAAAGAGAGCCCTAAGAAGAATGAGACCGTGCTCATACCAAAGAATGAGAG CAGTGAGCCCCCTCAAAGAGCACGCACCAGGCTAGATGAGATTCTGGGGCGTGGGACGTCCCCTCGCCTTCTGGAGCGCCCTccaacaggggagaggaaggaccCTCCGCAGCAGCAGCAGGAAAAGCAGAAGCATCATCAGGAGACCCCCACTACTAAAG ACCCCTTCCTAGAAGAAGACCTGACGTTTGGTTCCTATCAACCTACACTGGTCACTACACCTGAGGGACGACACTCACGCAGACAGTCGGTCAG ATTCTCCACTGAGGACAACAGTGCCTCTTCTCCTGAGAAGAAACCCAAACCCATCACCCCCACCACGCTCACCCCTACCTTTCCCCGGCCTGCTGCAGACTGGCTGGGGCTCTCACAGGATGATGATGAGCAGGAGGAAGAGCCCCCGCCTGTACCAGAACCCTTGAAGACCCCCTCTTCATCAGTGGGAAGCAAACCCTCCTCGTCTGGCAACCGCATTCCACAGCCATCGACAGAGACTCCAAACACCTCCTTCAAATCCCCCAAACCAGTAGGACCCAGTGTAGAGGTCTCTGGAAGCCAAAAGGACGAAGAGGATTGGCTATCAGGGGCATTGAGCAGGAAGAAGACTCAATCATCCACACAGTCAGAGGAAAAGAGGACAACCCAGGAAGACTTTCTGGGGTTTGGAGACGAGGTAGATCTGGAGTCGTTTCTCAG CAAACGTGGTTCTTCACCAGCTTCCAGGAGGAAAGATGCATCCACCCCCAACAAGGAACCAGG AGATTCTCCTCTGCCCAGGGAGCCCTCCCATAGACAGCCCAGCCCTACTGCTCACTCTACCCCAGTGAGAGAGGACCAGTTCAGGCCTG CTGTGTCTGCTAGAGTAGGCTTCTATCCTGACCAGACCCCAGACCCCTCTCCCCTGCCAACCTCTGCTACCATTAGCTTCCCCCTGCCCCAGCAATACCATCCACCAGCCCTGCAGGATCACACGGAGCCAGGATGGCCAAGTCAAGCAGAGCTGTCCTGTAACTACCCTGCCCAGCCATGGCAGTCTATGTCTGGCCCCATGCCCCATGCTATGATGCCTGGCTCTATGCGGT TGCCACAGCAAAGCCAGATGCAGAACACTGCACCTGTTGTCCAACCACAG GTGTCTCTTTCAGCCAACAGTTTGCAACAACTCTTACTACAACAGCAGCAG TTGGAGTCCCAGCTGCTGGGGTTAGGGGGAGCTGCGGATGTAGCTGGGctgcagagacagaagagagagactgagaagcAGAATGGACATCTAGCTTTACAGGCCCGCATCATCAAACTGGAGGGACAG GTGAGATCTCTACAGCAGGAGCTAGACCAGAACCAGATGTTGCTGGAGAGTGTTCAGCAGAGACACAAGCAGGACACTGAGCtcatggagaacacacacag GGCTCGTGTGAAGCTGCTTGACGATTCCGCGGCACAGCGAGAAGCACGGGCACGACAGGAATGCGAGGACCTAGCAGAGCGCCTAGCCACCGTCACACGTATAGCTGAACAGGAGCGTATGGAGCTGCAGGCAAAGCACCAGCGCAGACTGGCCCAAACCCAGCAGGACAGAGACCGAGAGGTGGAGCGACTCAGAGACCTACAGAG GAAGTCTATTTTAGAGATGAAGAAAGACCATGAGGATCAGGTCCAGAGGCTGAAGAGATTGAAGGATGAGGAGATTGATGCTGTGACCAGTGCCACATCACAAACCAG GTCCCTGACAGTGGTGATTGAGCAGATGGAGCATTTCTCCCACAGGCTGGGGGACCTTTCGTCTCGGGTGGAGAGCACCCATGAGAACACAGCCCAGGGGCTGGAGCAGGGGGCACGGCAGAGAGACGAACAGCTCCGAG TGATGCAGgaccgtctgggccagcagcagaGGGCCATGGCAGAGGAGAGAACAAGGCTCAAAGAAGTCATCGCCAAGATGGACACCCAGCTGGCTGAGCAGCAGAGGCAACTAGAGAAGGTCAGGAGTCACTCAGAG GAGCGCTGGAGAGTGAATGCAGAGCAGGCTAAGGCCGACTCATCTCAGAGAGGCCTGGACGAGGAGAGACGCTCTCTAACTCAGCACAttagcatggagagagaggagctggagaGGGCAAAA AGTGCCCTGTTGGAGGAGCAGCAGCAGGTAATGCAGCGctgtgcagaggagaggaggaagctgGCGGCTGAGTGGACCCAGTTCCACACCCAGGAGAAGCAGAGGCAGGACCGGGCAGAGCGGGAGGCCAGCCGGGCACTGGAGAGGGACGCCCACAGAGAGGGCTCCATCATCAGCATGGCACAG GAACAGGTGGACCTGAAGCTGCGTGCTGGGGAGCTAAAGCAGCATGAGGCAGCTGTAGCACGGGAGAGGGAGgctctggagagacagagggaggaactgGACAAGGAAAAGGAGAGGCTGAGTGGTACAGGCCTGCAGCTGAAGACACGTGCCCAGGAGGTAGAGGCCTTCAGCAAG CTGGCATCAGAAAAATATATTGAGGGGGAGAAGGCCCTACAGGAGTCCAGACATGTAGAGACTGAGCACCAGACCAGGCTGAGGAGCATCCACTCCCAGATGGAGAGactgagacagcaggagcagcACCTCCATCAGGTCAATAAGTGGGGGGTATACCAGCCAATCTCCCACCACACATCTGGAATGGTTCCA GAGAGAAGGAAGATGACTGAGCAGCTTAGAGAAATGGAGAGACTCAAGCACAGCCTTCCAATCACTCCTTTCCCTCAATCTATGGACCCTATATTCACAG AATTCAGACCAGTGTTGGCAGTACCTCAGATGGCCTCCACTAAGGCTGTTCGCCAGCCCTCGCCCCAGTTTTCTAGTCCGGATTCTACAGAGCTCCAGGCCAGATTGGCCTTGCTCAGGCACACAGCAGAGAAG GATCGTGACTTTCTGCAGGACGAGCAGTTCTTCCTGGACGCACTCAAGAAAGCACCTTACAATTCAGCCTTTCACACAGATTAA
- the LOC129833288 gene encoding fas-binding factor 1 homolog isoform X13 — MLQQRNLQAKQKKGQKSSIDDMLGDLLGDDDFPVKAKVPAREAGRLGPPLPSRSGKRSLLGDDDFFSKLAEEAEKDEGSDVSEADPTALLESMKDIDDMDADLFRSKKKPSSAPAQSKGSGIGGPTKNPPKSGNKLKGGEISDELHIEEKKPSSAPASTARGYQRFSFTDDDDVLAPTTDTKDFDDPLADLLDDLPIENKNEPKITKKAPTEKSVLPPDSPIIKKKETASPAPVAKKRDELMFDDDEDDLMDALGFGESPKESPKKNETVLIPKNESSSEPPQRARTRLDEILGRGTSPRLLERPPTGERKDPPQQQQEKQKHHQETPTTKDPFLEEDLTFGSYQPTLVTTPEGRHSRRQSVRFSTEDNSASSPEKKPKPITPTTLTPTFPRPAADWLGLSQDDDEQEEEPPPVPEPLKTPSSSVGSKPSSSGNRIPQPSTETPNTSFKSPKPVGPSVEVSGSQKDEEDWLSGALSRKKTQSSTQSEEKRTTQEDFLGFGDEVDLESFLSKRGSSPASRRKDASTPNKEPGDSPLPREPSHRQPSPTAHSTPVREDQFRPVPQQSQMQNTAPVVQPQVSLSANSLQQLLLQQQQLESQLLGLGGAADVAGLQRQKRETEKQNGHLALQARIIKLEGQVRSLQQELDQNQMLLESVQQRHKQDTELMENTHRARVKLLDDSAAQREARARQECEDLAERLATVTRIAEQERMELQAKHQRRLAQTQQDRDREVERLRDLQRKSILEMKKDHEDQVQRLKRLKDEEIDAVTSATSQTRSLTVVIEQMEHFSHRLGDLSSRVESTHENTAQGLEQGARQRDEQLRVMQDRLGQQQRAMAEERTRLKEVIAKMDTQLAEQQRQLEKVRSHSEERWRVNAEQAKADSSQRGLDEERRSLTQHISMEREELERAKSALLEEQQQVMQRCAEERRKLAAEWTQFHTQEKQRQDRAEREASRALERDAHREGSIISMAQEQVDLKLRAGELKQHEAAVAREREALERQREELDKEKERLSGTGLQLKTRAQEVEAFSKLASEKYIEGEKALQESRHVETEHQTRLRSIHSQMERLRQQEQHLHQVNKWGVYQPISHHTSGMVPERRKMTEQLREMERLKHSLPITPFPQSMDPIFTEFRPVLAVPQMASTKAVRQPSPQFSSPDSTELQARLALLRHTAEKDRDFLQDEQFFLDALKKAPYNSAFHTD, encoded by the exons ATGCTACAACAGAGGAACCTGCAG GCTAAACAGAAGAAAGGACAGAAGA GTTCAATTGATGACATGTTAGGAGACCTGTTGGGAGATGATG ATTTCCCAGTGAAGGCCAAAGTTCCGGCCCGTGAAGCAGGCAGACTAGGACCTCCTCTACCATCACGCAGTGGAAAACG CTCACTATTGGGCGACGACGACTTCTTCAGCAAACTGGCTGAAGAAGCGGAAAAAGATGAG GGCTCTGATGTTTCTGAGGCTGATCCCACAGCCTTACTGGAGAGCATGAAG GACATAGATGATATGGACGCTGATCTCTTTAGATCAAAGAAAAAGCCCAGTTCAGCCCCAGCTCAGAGTAAAGGCTCCGGCATTGGAGGACCTACGAAAAATCCTCCTAAATCAGGAAACAAGTTAAAAGGAGGAGAAATCTCAGATGAGCTACACATTGAGGAGAAGAAGCCAAGTTCTGCTCCTGCATCGACAGCACGTGGCTACCAGAGGTTCAGTTTCACTG ATGATGATGACGTTCTTGCCCCAACAACTGACACAAAAG ACTTTGATGACCCTTTGGCTGACCTGTTAGATGATCTACCCATAGAAAACAAAAATGAGCCAAAAATCACCAAAAAAGCTCCTACAGAGAAATCAGTGCTGCCCCCAGACTCCCCTATCATAAAGAAAAAAGAAACAG CCTCACCAGCTCCAGTTGCAAAAAAGCGGGACGAGCTTAtgtttgatgatgatgaggatgacctAATGGATGcattggggtttggggagagtcCCAAAGAGAGCCCTAAGAAGAATGAGACCGTGCTCATACCAAAGAATGAGAG CAGCAGTGAGCCCCCTCAAAGAGCACGCACCAGGCTAGATGAGATTCTGGGGCGTGGGACGTCCCCTCGCCTTCTGGAGCGCCCTccaacaggggagaggaaggaccCTCCGCAGCAGCAGCAGGAAAAGCAGAAGCATCATCAGGAGACCCCCACTACTAAAG ACCCCTTCCTAGAAGAAGACCTGACGTTTGGTTCCTATCAACCTACACTGGTCACTACACCTGAGGGACGACACTCACGCAGACAGTCGGTCAG ATTCTCCACTGAGGACAACAGTGCCTCTTCTCCTGAGAAGAAACCCAAACCCATCACCCCCACCACGCTCACCCCTACCTTTCCCCGGCCTGCTGCAGACTGGCTGGGGCTCTCACAGGATGATGATGAGCAGGAGGAAGAGCCCCCGCCTGTACCAGAACCCTTGAAGACCCCCTCTTCATCAGTGGGAAGCAAACCCTCCTCGTCTGGCAACCGCATTCCACAGCCATCGACAGAGACTCCAAACACCTCCTTCAAATCCCCCAAACCAGTAGGACCCAGTGTAGAGGTCTCTGGAAGCCAAAAGGACGAAGAGGATTGGCTATCAGGGGCATTGAGCAGGAAGAAGACTCAATCATCCACACAGTCAGAGGAAAAGAGGACAACCCAGGAAGACTTTCTGGGGTTTGGAGACGAGGTAGATCTGGAGTCGTTTCTCAG CAAACGTGGTTCTTCACCAGCTTCCAGGAGGAAAGATGCATCCACCCCCAACAAGGAACCAGG AGATTCTCCTCTGCCCAGGGAGCCCTCCCATAGACAGCCCAGCCCTACTGCTCACTCTACCCCAGTGAGAGAGGACCAGTTCAGGCCTG TGCCACAGCAAAGCCAGATGCAGAACACTGCACCTGTTGTCCAACCACAG GTGTCTCTTTCAGCCAACAGTTTGCAACAACTCTTACTACAACAGCAGCAG TTGGAGTCCCAGCTGCTGGGGTTAGGGGGAGCTGCGGATGTAGCTGGGctgcagagacagaagagagagactgagaagcAGAATGGACATCTAGCTTTACAGGCCCGCATCATCAAACTGGAGGGACAG GTGAGATCTCTACAGCAGGAGCTAGACCAGAACCAGATGTTGCTGGAGAGTGTTCAGCAGAGACACAAGCAGGACACTGAGCtcatggagaacacacacag GGCTCGTGTGAAGCTGCTTGACGATTCCGCGGCACAGCGAGAAGCACGGGCACGACAGGAATGCGAGGACCTAGCAGAGCGCCTAGCCACCGTCACACGTATAGCTGAACAGGAGCGTATGGAGCTGCAGGCAAAGCACCAGCGCAGACTGGCCCAAACCCAGCAGGACAGAGACCGAGAGGTGGAGCGACTCAGAGACCTACAGAG GAAGTCTATTTTAGAGATGAAGAAAGACCATGAGGATCAGGTCCAGAGGCTGAAGAGATTGAAGGATGAGGAGATTGATGCTGTGACCAGTGCCACATCACAAACCAG GTCCCTGACAGTGGTGATTGAGCAGATGGAGCATTTCTCCCACAGGCTGGGGGACCTTTCGTCTCGGGTGGAGAGCACCCATGAGAACACAGCCCAGGGGCTGGAGCAGGGGGCACGGCAGAGAGACGAACAGCTCCGAG TGATGCAGgaccgtctgggccagcagcagaGGGCCATGGCAGAGGAGAGAACAAGGCTCAAAGAAGTCATCGCCAAGATGGACACCCAGCTGGCTGAGCAGCAGAGGCAACTAGAGAAGGTCAGGAGTCACTCAGAG GAGCGCTGGAGAGTGAATGCAGAGCAGGCTAAGGCCGACTCATCTCAGAGAGGCCTGGACGAGGAGAGACGCTCTCTAACTCAGCACAttagcatggagagagaggagctggagaGGGCAAAA AGTGCCCTGTTGGAGGAGCAGCAGCAGGTAATGCAGCGctgtgcagaggagaggaggaagctgGCGGCTGAGTGGACCCAGTTCCACACCCAGGAGAAGCAGAGGCAGGACCGGGCAGAGCGGGAGGCCAGCCGGGCACTGGAGAGGGACGCCCACAGAGAGGGCTCCATCATCAGCATGGCACAG GAACAGGTGGACCTGAAGCTGCGTGCTGGGGAGCTAAAGCAGCATGAGGCAGCTGTAGCACGGGAGAGGGAGgctctggagagacagagggaggaactgGACAAGGAAAAGGAGAGGCTGAGTGGTACAGGCCTGCAGCTGAAGACACGTGCCCAGGAGGTAGAGGCCTTCAGCAAG CTGGCATCAGAAAAATATATTGAGGGGGAGAAGGCCCTACAGGAGTCCAGACATGTAGAGACTGAGCACCAGACCAGGCTGAGGAGCATCCACTCCCAGATGGAGAGactgagacagcaggagcagcACCTCCATCAGGTCAATAAGTGGGGGGTATACCAGCCAATCTCCCACCACACATCTGGAATGGTTCCA GAGAGAAGGAAGATGACTGAGCAGCTTAGAGAAATGGAGAGACTCAAGCACAGCCTTCCAATCACTCCTTTCCCTCAATCTATGGACCCTATATTCACAG AATTCAGACCAGTGTTGGCAGTACCTCAGATGGCCTCCACTAAGGCTGTTCGCCAGCCCTCGCCCCAGTTTTCTAGTCCGGATTCTACAGAGCTCCAGGCCAGATTGGCCTTGCTCAGGCACACAGCAGAGAAG GATCGTGACTTTCTGCAGGACGAGCAGTTCTTCCTGGACGCACTCAAGAAAGCACCTTACAATTCAGCCTTTCACACAGATTAA